The sequence below is a genomic window from Uranotaenia lowii strain MFRU-FL chromosome 2, ASM2978415v1, whole genome shotgun sequence.
CGGGAGCCACAGCACGATAACCACTGGTCGAGCTTGTAGGATCTAGGTTTTGATAATCGGGATTGGCCCCATCACGTCTTTCCCGGGCACGATCTCTGTACTTCTCAGCCAACTCGGCAAGCATATTGTCCTCTTGCTTCTTCAACTGGGCGTAAAAATTCTTCTTCTTCCGTCGGGCTTCATGCCTCTCGGATGCCGGAGGCTTCTTCGCAGATGAAGTGGAAGCCGTAGCAGATGATTTGGCCATAGCATCTCGAACCGATCCGACAGCATGGGATGAACCTCCAGGAACCCTTGGGGTCATAAGCAACTTACGGAAATCATCGTTCGTTAGCCGCTGGGTGGCCGGCGTTTCCGGTTCATGGTATTCGTCGCCTGGCATGTTGAATTGGTTGAAACACTttaaattgattccaaaatctAGACTATAACTGGAACAGTGGAACTGGCGAAATATCGattgaatttctatgaaaaagtCACAAATCggattcaaaacaaacttttacacGCTCCATTAGATTTATCTGCTACGCATTTCTAAACCATTGAaaagtctttaaaaaaataatttttaaatttaacttcatttattt
It includes:
- the LOC129742549 gene encoding protein Red-like is translated as MPGDEYHEPETPATQRLTNDDFRKLLMTPRVPGGSSHAVGSVRDAMAKSSATASTSSAKKPPASERHEARRKKKNFYAQLKKQEDNMLAELAEKYRDRARERRDGANPDYQNLDPTSSTSGYRAVAPDAKSGLDAAERRRQQIQESKFLGGDMEHTHLVKGLDYALLQKVRSEIVAKEQEQEEEMEKLADVPAEVPQKPQAQVVEKPDEIEFRTAMGKNIHRIMEIQR